A DNA window from Callospermophilus lateralis isolate mCalLat2 chromosome X, mCalLat2.hap1, whole genome shotgun sequence contains the following coding sequences:
- the LOC143638715 gene encoding LOW QUALITY PROTEIN: melanoma-associated antigen 8-like (The sequence of the model RefSeq protein was modified relative to this genomic sequence to represent the inferred CDS: substituted 1 base at 1 genomic stop codon): MPHFQWNQSSKPGGDPQAKREVLDLMGVQVPADEEKEATVTASFSTLIPTTPREVPAAGPLIGPQSPQRASSPPAAMVSNPWSQSIEGSSSQREEDPFPWHNLEDCESLLRNALDEKMADLVQFLLLKYXMREPTTKAEMLSSVIKNYWEHFSVIFSVATECMQLVFGIDIKEVDPSGHSYAITNALDLTYDGMLGDDQSMPKTGLLIIILFVIFMEGNSASEEIVWEALSVMGVYAGREHFIYGDPRKLVTEDLVHEQYLEYCQVPGSDPACYEFLWGPRAHAETSKMKVLEYLARINGTESRSYPSLYEEALRDEENCAHV, from the coding sequence ATGCCTCATTTCCAGTGGAATCAGTCCTCCAAGCCAGGGGGAGACCCTCAAGCCAAAAGAGAGGTGCTAGACCTGATGGGTGTGCAGGTTCCTGCAGATGAGGAGAAGGAGGCCACTGTCACTGCCTCCTTCTCTACTCTGATCCCCACCACACCAAGAGAGGTGCCTGCTGCTGGGCCACTAATTGGTCCACAGAGTCCTCAGAGAGCCTCCTCTCCCCCTGCTGCCATGGTTTCCAATCCATGGAGCCAATCCATTGAGGGCTCCAGCAGCCAAAGAGAGGAGGATCCATTCCCCTGGCATAACCTGGAAGACTGTGAATCCTTGCTGCGAAATGCACTGGATGAGAAGATGGCTGACTTGGTACAGTTCCTGCTCCTGAAGTATTGAATGAGGGAGCCAACCACCAAGGCAGAAATGCTGAGTAGCGtcatcaaaaattactgggagcacTTCTCTGTGATCTTTAGTGTAGCCACTGAATGCATGCAGCTAGTGTTTGGCATTGATATAAAGGAAGTGGACCCCTCTGGCCACTCTTATGCCATTACCAATGCTTTGGATCTCACCTATGATGGGATGCTGGGTGATGACCAGAGCATGCCCAAGACAGGCCTCCTGATAATCATTTTGTTTGTAATCTTCATGGAGGGCAACAGTGCCAGTGAGGAGATTGTCTGGGAAGCACTAAGTGTGATGGGGGTATATGCTGGGAGGGAACACTTCATATATGGGGATCCCAGGAAGCTTGTCACTGAAGATTTAGTGCATGAGCAGTACCTAGAATATTGCCAGGTGCCTGGTAGTGATCCTGCTTGCTATGAGTTCCTTTGGGGTCCAAGAGCCCATGCTGAAACCAGCAAGATGAAAGTCTTGGAGTATTTGGCCAGAATCAATGGTACTGAGTCCAGGTCCTATCCATCTCTGTATGAAGAGGCTTTGAGAGATGAGGAAAATTGTGCCCATGTATGA